The sequence AAGATTTCAAGGTCTGTGTTGGAGGGGAATCAGACCTTACACCGTTTTCATGGTCTGCAAAGAAATCAAGCCAATATATATGTCAGGGATGTCATCCTGGAATTgtaaattttcttcttcttttttttttttttttttttggctggttACTTTATTAGccttattttgaataaaaataaataaataaataataaaacaaaactatatatatatatatatatagtttttcttCATGTGTGTGCAAATGcagttaaagtgtgtgtgaggcggTGGTGGGGatgtgtatgtgcattatataaatataaaaacaaattgctttatttatctattatttaGTTAAAACATATGATATTttgatgttttggttttttttaatttaaagtccTAGTGCAGTGCAGTCCTACCTCTGTGCTTGGGGCTGTGTGTCTCTGATGGGGCCTTAATGCAGTCGTTGCTGAGCGCTGCTGAGGCTCCTGAAGGGGACACTACCACTGACgtaggctgctgctgctgctgctgctgctgctgctggacttGCAGGTGAGGGTTGTGATGGTGTTGGTGGTTTACTCCCAGAAACGATCTAACATTTAACAGGGAGTTCTGACCCAGGAAAGCCCCGTTTGTCCAGTTGTGGAACTTTCCAATTTGGCATGTGTAAAGTCCGTGGCTGGGCAGGAAGGCCGGATGGGCCTGGATTTGGTGGTGGGGTGTTGTGGGGTGAGTGGTGGTGGCCCCTGGCCCGCAGGGCGACGTGGGTTTCTGGGAGGAGCTATCAGGGCTGGTGGCGGTTTCTGCTAAAGACCATATTTTGGGTTTATTTACGGAGGGGAGAGGAAAACTCCCGGGTCTGTCCGGAGACAGAACCCTGGTGGTGTTACTGCTGTTGCTGTCAGGGCTCTCCTTACTTCCTGCGTGTCCGGAAATGGTGCTCTTGGATTTCTCAAAGGCCTCGTGGGCCTGCAGGGCGAAGGCCCGCCTTTTCTCCAAGCTGTCCAAAGCTCCAGCAGGGCCCCCAGCACCCCTGGGGTCCCTGCTTCCTTCCGTAGATTTATCATCATCCTCTTCGTTGCTTTGATCCCCGTCGTTGTCATCAATTTTATCGATATCAATGCTCTCCAAATCAATCTCCTCATCATCTTCGTTTTTCTCCGCCTCGTCCCCACTGCCGAACAAGTTCCCGTCCTCCTCATCTTTGCTCCTGCCTCCCCAGGTCACCTTGTTCTCCTTCTTGAGTCTCCTCCTGGCGTTAGCGAACCATGTGGAGACCTGTGTCAGGGTCATTTTGGTGATGATGGCCAGCATGATCTTCTCCCCTTTGGTCGGGTACGGGTTCTTCCTGTGCTCGTTGAGCCAGGCTTTCAGGGTGCTGGTGCTCTCCCGGGTGGCGTTCTTGGGCCGGGCCGGGTCTCCGTACTGAAACTGGCCGTATGGATAAAAGGCTGGAGATGTGTGGGCCGCAAAACTGGCAGGATGCACGCCAGGGCTGTCCTTGAGTTCATACTGGGATccctaaataaatgaaacacataattaattaaatacataaacaaaaacacacctaaatatgcacaaatagtttttttccccacacttaatgaaccttaacaataaaaaaaaagtcataaaagtTGCACCTGCACTGAAAGTTTAACTCGCAACACGTTATAGCACCAGCGACTAAACCTGaactaaaactttttttaatagcaatatatatatatttgtttatttattttttgtattttttgcaaTTGTTCAGAATTGAAAAGTTTATATTGTGATTTGTTATGAGTGCGAATTgtgagctcacacacacacacacacacacacacacacacacacacacacacacacacacacacacactgatatttGTAAAGTTaagcagagttttttttttttttattctccaaAAATGACGtgccatttttcattttaatggcTTTTGCAAGCAGGTTGCACATTTctttccattgtgtgtgtgtgtgtgtgtgtggttggatACTTGCTCTTTCTTCGTCACCTCTGGGACAGTGCAGTCTGTAAATGGGCCTATGCTGCATACATTAGCCAACACATTAACACCTCCGAGTTACTTATTATCAGCCGGTGGGATTTGACCCTGTATTTCCTCACCACATACTCACAGGAATTCTAAACTTTTTACACGCATTCATTCTCCAACAAtctgagtttattatttttttttattattattttttatttattttttattctactCCAAGCTAAACGTTTTTGAGTTGACTTTTTTCGAtaggacaaaaataaataaattaggaaCTATTTATAACTATTGTTATTCTCAAACTTCAGAATACAGAGGCAGacgtgtttttgtttgtttgtttgtttgtttgtttttttaaacatttaagaaATATTACATTTGTGAGTTTCAGCTcgtatatttattatatttaggcgtatatatttttttatcactgaaataattaaaaaaaaaaaaaaactagacgcAAACGGTACAATATTTAAGAGGcctaaaatgtatatttgttaTGAAAATAAAGACTCAAATGGAATTACATTCTTTATCGATTTATCGCAGCTTTCACAgtcagaattattatttttattatttttttttttaatggccaATTTGAATCGaatgtgaaacaaaaactatgtaaataaataaaggatctTACCATTTGGGAGAATAGAGCCAAGTCCGCGCTGGTGTACGGTAAGAAAGCGCTGTAGTTGTGTGCGTACGGGTTGGCGTACATGCCCAGCACCGAGGTAACGGCCGCCGCTGTGGCGGACGGACTCCCCCCGATGTCGGTGCTCCCTCCACGGGACGATGGCGTCAGCACTCCCGCTCTCTCACCCCCGTACACCGCCTGGGAGGCACTAATGTACTGCGGGTAGCCGAGCTGAGGGAACGACATGTCCACCGCAAAAGTGTCGCACAGCGGTGCGGTCCGACAAGCTGTGCGTAAAAAGTGTGAGACTGAGGGAGAAACGAGAACTCAGGAGGACCAAAGGAGAAAGTGTAGGCTATTAAAGCCAGAGCCGCTGACACTACAGACACAGCGGTGTGCAGTGTAGACAAGCCGCTCATAAATCTCGGCTTCCTCTCTCTTTTCTCTCGCGCAAAGTCCGCTGGATGTGATCTGATCAACAATTGCGCTCCGACTGACGCGCCTGGCCCTGAGGTCTCCAGGCTGATCTCTCAGATACAATTTGAAGTTGATGCTTTGATTGGCACCCCCTACTTGAGCCTGTAAGCTCCTCCTCGTTTGGAGCAATGTGGATAATGTGAATACAGAGTGAGCATTGGCTGGGGCCTCCCCTCGCCTCGCTCTCCCTCACCCCTTCCCTCACGCTCTCTTTtccctttttctctttctccccTTCCTTCCTCTACgaccaccccccacccccacccctctCTGTCCGTGTTTGGACTTATTGTATGTTAAATGTTCAAGCATTAGGGTCCATTCACCGAAGGCTTTGATTGTTGTATGACAACCTGTCTACACGTTTTTACAGCTGTCCGACACCGGGGGAAGTAAAGCCCGTCAGAAGGAGGAACTTAGTTTgaattgatttaaattgtaattaaaagacaaaaacgACTCCGCAGAGAAAATAGTCATATTGACTGCATTTTCCTTCAAACTTTGTGTTGTAtttcaataaagaaaaaactttgAAGTTTAACATTTCAAGCAGATTAAATGCCATTATATGAAGATGTTGTATATTTCCAACAAccgattttaatttaattattttttttattttattttttttcatgtattattttttttttttttttaaaaagtgactttCGCAACTCGTCTCAAATCCCATTCCtccaaattttggaaaaaataaaaacatgcaacttattaattaatcatcaacattttattcatttttaatttattttatccaaccccttttgttttttccccctctccTTTTTCATTCATCAGAATGGACAAGTGTGCGTCcccgtgcgtgcgtgcgcgcgtggtCGTGCGCGTCTGCAGTTTTTGAACCAGATTACTGTTGTCCTTTGAAACAACACAGCCACTTCACGTTCTCTTGCTTcgaggaaagaaaagaaaaaacagtagTAAAGAAATGAGAAGAGATGGAGCCAAACATTTCGACAGCAAAGACTGTAAAGTCTGCAAATCCCCGCACGCACCACAGAACGGCAcccatgtcatttttttttagcctgtgatttaattaaaatgaaatttgtCACTTGTGATAAATTATTGGTTGAGCTATTGTTGTcctgttatttaaaaataaaaagagtcggatatagttttaaaaaaggataatattatatatatataattaagaaaaaaaaaaaaaagaaaaaaaagaagaataattaaaaacgaAGAAACGAAACAGCGTGAATTTTGAACTGCTAATCCAATTTCTAGCTTTCAAAAGAAAAGGGTTGGACCCTAACCTTTGCTTAGCTGTCCACTTCTGACACACAAGGAGGGAggctgttcatttttttttttttttttttactcttcgGATGTCTATTTGATTTGATTCTCACATCACCCACCTCCCGAGTCAAAGGGGTGTTCAGTAGATCTAGATTTAATGCCTTAACGACTGAAGCCCCAAGAAGTCAGTATAGATTCTGATCTGCACCAGATGGCTCCGAGTGGATATTGCCGAGCGCTGAGGATCTGTTAAAAATATCTAAGGGGCACTGATGGTAATCTGGGTAACACATCAGAAAGGAGGGGAGGAAAGGCAATTGTGATAACCCGCTGGAAATGTGTGCAGGGGTTAAATATGATGGCTGTGGTGGTCTGGTGGAAGGAGGTAGAAACTATAGTGAAATTGACAaggagagggggaaaaaaatattaacataaatacAAGTATCAAATTCataattttgtattattattaataatattatttttattatttgtgttttttttaaattttattttggggAACATTTTTCATGTCGAAATACCAACTTTGCCCGGATCTCCTTCCTCATCAGCATCTATAATGTTTCCCTTTCCTTCCACAGTGTGTGGTGCATTCACACCTtcatcacgattttttttttgaatgccTTCTTTGTTAAAACGAAGTAAATCCCCCAGGCTCCTCATATCAAGCAGCTTTATCATGTAGATCTTCATAATCTGCTATGCCTTAATGACCGCATTCTTATATTAAGTCTCCCATAAGAAGTATTTATCTAACAGTGCATGTTTTACCTATttaagacctttttttttttttttttttttttttcgcgcTTCCATTAGGTCTAAATATCTTGCATAGCATACCCTAATTTATTATGACTTTCTCAAataatcaagaagtttaaaCATTGACAGCACATTTCACTTTTAAAGATGTCTCCCCACTTGTGAggacaggagaaaaaaaaaaaaagtgaaaatatctATAGTGCCTTACATTAGTCCTGACACTCCACAGACACTTCAAGTATTCCCCTCAGGGAGGAATCTATCACTCTATAAATGCTGACAGTTTGAAATCATCTGGCTAAGTTTGTGTTTATACTGTAGTAGCACATTTTAAACTATTCCATCCAAAAGTATGAGACATTTTATATAGCTATATAAATGACGGATATATGGagccaaatatatatatatatatatatatatatatatatatatatatatatatatatatatatat is a genomic window of Gouania willdenowi chromosome 16, fGouWil2.1, whole genome shotgun sequence containing:
- the irx1a gene encoding iroquois-class homeodomain protein IRX-1a, with translation MSFPQLGYPQYISASQAVYGGERAGVLTPSSRGGSTDIGGSPSATAAAVTSVLGMYANPYAHNYSAFLPYTSADLALFSQMGSQYELKDSPGVHPASFAAHTSPAFYPYGQFQYGDPARPKNATRESTSTLKAWLNEHRKNPYPTKGEKIMLAIITKMTLTQVSTWFANARRRLKKENKVTWGGRSKDEEDGNLFGSGDEAEKNEDDEEIDLESIDIDKIDDNDGDQSNEEDDDKSTEGSRDPRGAGGPAGALDSLEKRRAFALQAHEAFEKSKSTISGHAGSKESPDSNSSNTTRVLSPDRPGSFPLPSVNKPKIWSLAETATSPDSSSQKPTSPCGPGATTTHPTTPHHQIQAHPAFLPSHGLYTCQIGKFHNWTNGAFLGQNSLLNVRSFLGVNHQHHHNPHLQVQQQQQQQQQQPTSVVVSPSGASAALSNDCIKAPSETHSPKHRDHENGVRSDSPPTQTLKSSFRPIHDRSSLPSSARSPQDATQRVLTALSSA